One genomic segment of Stenotrophomonas sp. 704A1 includes these proteins:
- a CDS encoding GGDEF domain-containing protein translates to MPVVLMLLFVVCHGLVLAFWPGTAGGGSFAFLTAAPLLAAAACLWRGQHDRAALGWRATALALLLWAGGMGINMLDAVIAERPDITPRASLLLYVLYGVPLVFILARARRERWTISLIDGVMAALLGVLFFVHTQSFADRIDIDDQAMANMQRMFDIQNLCIAGFAVVRWLAGDVPERRSFFRALALYALAYLLVAFYINHYTAEQSFGAYNDLLIDLPFLLLAALALRLAPAPGRVLHPRLSRLVQAGGPIILPLLLLVVGTLVVDHARPLAVTAFVVATLGFSLRSTLLQMDLLERQAGLDQLARQDGLTGVANRRQFDALLLAEWNRARRSGSELGLLLVDIDHFKAFNDRHGHPAGDRCLQAVAAVLQATAGRAADSVARYGGEEFAVIVPGSALSGVLALAERLREAVEALPLPEGSVSISVGVGYLHPPALASADQLLADADAALYAAKRGGRNQVTLHARVLDDESGEEGRIDC, encoded by the coding sequence ATGCCGGTGGTGCTGATGCTGCTGTTCGTGGTCTGCCACGGCCTGGTCCTGGCGTTCTGGCCGGGGACGGCCGGTGGTGGATCGTTCGCCTTCCTGACCGCCGCGCCGTTGCTGGCCGCAGCGGCCTGCCTGTGGCGTGGCCAGCACGACCGTGCGGCACTGGGCTGGCGTGCCACGGCACTGGCGCTGCTGCTGTGGGCCGGCGGCATGGGCATCAACATGCTGGATGCCGTCATCGCCGAGCGACCCGACATCACCCCGCGGGCCAGCCTGCTGCTGTACGTCCTGTACGGCGTGCCGCTGGTGTTCATCCTGGCTCGCGCGCGGCGCGAGCGCTGGACCATCAGCCTGATCGATGGCGTGATGGCTGCACTGCTGGGTGTGCTGTTCTTCGTGCATACCCAGTCCTTTGCCGACCGCATCGACATCGACGACCAGGCGATGGCCAACATGCAGCGCATGTTCGACATCCAGAACCTGTGCATCGCCGGCTTCGCGGTGGTGCGCTGGCTGGCCGGCGATGTTCCCGAACGGCGCAGCTTCTTCCGCGCGCTGGCGCTGTACGCACTGGCCTACCTGCTGGTGGCGTTCTACATCAACCACTACACCGCCGAGCAATCGTTCGGCGCGTACAACGATCTGCTGATCGACCTGCCGTTCCTGCTGCTGGCCGCGCTGGCACTGCGGCTGGCACCGGCACCCGGTCGGGTGCTGCACCCGCGCCTGTCCCGGCTGGTGCAGGCCGGTGGGCCGATCATCCTGCCGCTGCTGCTGCTGGTGGTCGGCACCCTGGTGGTGGACCACGCCCGGCCCCTGGCGGTGACCGCCTTCGTGGTGGCCACGCTCGGCTTCAGCCTGCGCAGCACGCTGTTGCAGATGGACCTGCTCGAGCGCCAGGCCGGCCTGGACCAGCTGGCGCGGCAGGATGGCCTGACCGGGGTGGCCAACCGCCGCCAGTTCGATGCGCTGCTGCTGGCCGAATGGAACCGCGCGCGGCGCAGCGGCAGCGAGCTGGGGCTGCTGCTGGTGGACATCGACCATTTCAAGGCATTCAACGACAGGCACGGCCATCCCGCCGGCGACCGCTGCCTGCAGGCGGTGGCCGCGGTGCTGCAGGCCACCGCCGGACGCGCCGCCGACAGCGTCGCGCGCTACGGCGGTGAGGAATTCGCGGTGATCGTGCCCGGCAGCGCCCTGTCGGGCGTGCTGGCGCTGGCCGAGCGGCTGCGCGAGGCGGTGGAAGCGCTGCCGCTGCCGGAGGGCTCGGTCAGCATCAGTGTGGGGGTGGGCTACCTGCATCCACCGGCGCTGGCCAGCGCCGACCAGCTGCTGGCCGATGCCGATGCGGCCCTGTATGCGGCCAAGCGCGGCGGTCGCAACCAGGTCACGCTGCATGCGCGGGTGCTGGACGATGAAAGCGGCGAGGAAGGCCGGATCGACTGCTGA
- the fghA gene encoding S-formylglutathione hydrolase, with the protein MERIEHRACFGGWQDVYRHTSTTLGCDMQFAVYLPPQAETRRLPVLYWLSGLTCTEQNFITKAGAQQYAAEHGVILVVPDTSPRGDAVADAEGYDLGKGAGFYLNATQQPWAKHYRMHDYIVQELPALIEAGFPATDARGISGHSMGGHGALVIALRNPGRYLSVSAFSPIVAPSQVPWGQKAFTAYLGDDRADWAQWDATGLVAGASERLPLLVDQGQADEFLDSQLQPQRLQQACAAVGHPLTLRLQPGYDHSYYFIASFIGEHIAHHARALQD; encoded by the coding sequence ATGGAACGCATTGAACACCGCGCCTGCTTCGGTGGCTGGCAGGACGTCTATCGCCACACCTCCACCACGCTGGGCTGCGACATGCAGTTCGCCGTGTACCTGCCGCCGCAGGCGGAAACCCGCAGGCTGCCGGTGCTGTACTGGTTGAGCGGGCTGACCTGCACCGAGCAGAACTTCATCACCAAGGCGGGCGCGCAGCAGTACGCCGCCGAACACGGGGTGATCCTGGTCGTGCCCGATACCAGCCCGCGTGGCGATGCTGTCGCCGACGCCGAAGGCTATGACCTGGGCAAGGGCGCCGGCTTCTATCTCAACGCCACGCAGCAACCGTGGGCGAAGCACTACCGCATGCACGACTACATCGTGCAGGAACTGCCGGCGCTGATCGAGGCGGGCTTCCCGGCGACCGACGCGCGTGGCATCAGCGGCCATTCGATGGGCGGCCACGGCGCGCTGGTGATCGCACTGCGCAACCCCGGCCGCTACCTCAGCGTGTCCGCGTTCTCGCCGATCGTGGCCCCCAGCCAGGTGCCGTGGGGACAGAAGGCGTTCACCGCCTATCTGGGTGACGACCGCGCCGACTGGGCGCAGTGGGACGCCACCGGGCTGGTCGCCGGCGCCAGCGAGCGCCTGCCGCTGCTGGTCGATCAGGGCCAGGCCGATGAATTCCTCGACAGCCAGCTGCAGCCGCAGCGCCTGCAGCAGGCCTGCGCTGCCGTGGGCCATCCGCTGACCCTGCGCCTGCAGCCGGGCTACGACCACAGCTACTACTTCATCGCCAGCTTCATCGGCGAGCACATCGCCCACCACGCCCGCGCACTGCAGGACTGA
- a CDS encoding S-(hydroxymethyl)glutathione dehydrogenase/class III alcohol dehydrogenase, whose amino-acid sequence MKSRAAVAFGPGQPLQIVEIDVAPPKAGEVLVRITHTGVCHTDAFTLSGDDPEGLFPVVLGHEGAGIVVEVGEGVTSVKPGDHVIPLYTAECGECLFCRSGKTNLCVSVRATQGKGVMPDGTSRFSYNGEPLYHYMGCSTFSEYTVVAEVSLAKINPDANPEHVCLLGCGVTTGIGAVHNTAKVQEGDSVAVFGLGGIGLAVIQGARQAKAGRIIAVDTNPSKFALAREFGATDCINPKDFDTPIQQVIVEMTTWGVDHSFECIGNVNVMRAALECAHRGWGQSVVIGVAGSGQEISTRPFQLVTGRKWMGTAFGGVKGRSQLPGMVEDAMKGDIELAPFVTHTMDLDKINEAFDLMHEGKSIRSVVHY is encoded by the coding sequence ATGAAGTCCCGTGCCGCCGTCGCCTTTGGTCCCGGCCAGCCGCTGCAGATCGTCGAGATCGACGTCGCCCCGCCGAAGGCCGGCGAAGTGCTGGTCAGGATCACCCACACCGGTGTCTGCCACACCGATGCGTTCACCCTGTCCGGTGATGATCCGGAAGGCCTGTTCCCGGTGGTGCTGGGCCATGAAGGCGCCGGCATCGTGGTGGAGGTGGGCGAGGGCGTGACCAGCGTCAAGCCGGGCGACCACGTGATTCCGCTGTACACCGCCGAGTGCGGCGAGTGCCTGTTCTGCAGGAGCGGCAAGACCAACCTGTGCGTGTCGGTGCGTGCCACCCAGGGCAAGGGCGTGATGCCCGACGGCACCAGCCGCTTCAGCTACAACGGCGAGCCGCTGTACCACTACATGGGCTGCTCGACCTTCAGCGAGTACACCGTGGTGGCCGAGGTGTCGCTGGCGAAGATCAATCCAGACGCGAACCCGGAGCACGTCTGCCTGCTGGGTTGCGGCGTCACCACCGGCATCGGCGCGGTGCACAACACCGCCAAGGTGCAGGAAGGCGACAGCGTGGCCGTGTTCGGCCTCGGTGGCATCGGCCTGGCGGTCATCCAGGGTGCGCGCCAGGCCAAGGCCGGCCGCATCATCGCGGTGGACACCAACCCGTCCAAGTTCGCGCTGGCGCGCGAATTCGGCGCCACCGACTGCATCAACCCGAAGGACTTCGACACGCCGATCCAGCAGGTCATCGTTGAAATGACCACCTGGGGCGTGGACCACAGCTTCGAGTGCATCGGCAACGTCAACGTCATGCGTGCGGCACTGGAATGCGCGCACCGCGGCTGGGGCCAGAGCGTGGTGATCGGCGTGGCCGGTTCGGGCCAGGAGATCTCCACCCGTCCGTTCCAGCTGGTCACCGGCCGCAAGTGGATGGGCACGGCCTTCGGCGGCGTGAAGGGCCGCAGCCAGCTGCCGGGCATGGTCGAGGACGCAATGAAGGGCGACATCGAGCTGGCGCCGTTCGTCACCCACACCATGGACCTGGACAAGATCAACGAAGCCTTCGACCTGATGCATGAAGGCAAGTCGATCCGTTCGGTGGTCCACTACTGA
- the frmR gene encoding formaldehyde-responsive transcriptional repressor FrmR produces the protein MPHSPEEKKKVLARVRRIRGQCDALDRALEAGADCGPVLQQIAAIRGAVNGLMSEVMEAHLREEFGQPAASDEQRAERVRDMSALIRSYLK, from the coding sequence ATGCCGCACTCCCCCGAAGAGAAGAAGAAGGTCCTGGCCCGCGTGCGCCGCATCCGCGGCCAGTGCGATGCGCTGGACCGCGCGCTGGAAGCCGGTGCCGACTGTGGGCCGGTGCTGCAGCAGATCGCCGCCATCCGTGGCGCGGTCAACGGCCTGATGTCGGAGGTGATGGAGGCGCATCTGCGCGAGGAGTTCGGCCAGCCCGCGGCCTCCGACGAACAACGCGCCGAACGCGTGCGCGACATGAGCGCGTTGATCCGCTCGTACCTGAAATAA
- a CDS encoding LysR family transcriptional regulator, with the protein MLPVESLNGLVTFVTTARAGTFTEAAEALGISRSAVGKAIARLEARLGVRLFHRTTRRISLTTDGEAYYASCAAALDEISAAEACLGSAAHLPSGRLRIDMPSSFGRLVVMPVLLKLCQQYPDLQLTVTFTDHFVDPIEEGIDLLIRFGGLQQAEHLVARRLGSQRLVTCAAPSYLQAHGVPQTIEDLRAHRSVVGFRHGQPVAWRIGPEGEHAPFIPSGTHQLNDGDAVIDGAIAGLGICQMPVSLVRRHLQSGALQSVLDECMQRHVEIHALWPPTRHLRPKVRFVVDELTRLAAAGVFD; encoded by the coding sequence ATGCTGCCCGTGGAGTCCTTGAATGGCCTGGTGACCTTCGTCACCACGGCGCGCGCCGGCACCTTCACCGAGGCGGCCGAAGCGCTGGGCATCTCGCGCTCGGCCGTGGGCAAGGCCATTGCCCGGCTGGAGGCGCGGCTGGGCGTGCGCCTGTTCCACCGCACCACCCGGCGCATCTCGCTGACCACCGACGGCGAGGCCTACTACGCCTCGTGCGCGGCCGCGCTGGATGAGATCTCCGCCGCCGAGGCCTGCCTGGGCTCGGCCGCGCACCTGCCCAGCGGACGCCTGCGCATCGACATGCCCTCGTCTTTCGGTCGCCTGGTGGTGATGCCGGTGCTGCTGAAGCTCTGCCAGCAGTACCCCGACCTGCAGCTGACCGTGACCTTCACCGATCACTTCGTCGACCCGATCGAGGAAGGCATCGACCTGCTGATCCGCTTCGGTGGCCTGCAGCAGGCCGAGCACCTGGTGGCGCGCCGGCTGGGTAGCCAGCGCCTGGTCACCTGCGCCGCGCCGTCCTACCTGCAGGCGCACGGCGTACCACAGACCATCGAGGACCTGCGTGCGCACCGCAGCGTCGTGGGGTTCCGGCACGGGCAGCCGGTGGCCTGGCGGATCGGGCCGGAAGGCGAGCATGCGCCCTTCATTCCCAGTGGCACCCACCAGCTCAACGATGGCGATGCGGTGATCGACGGCGCCATCGCCGGGCTCGGCATCTGCCAGATGCCGGTCTCGCTGGTGCGCCGTCACCTGCAGTCCGGTGCCCTGCAGTCGGTGCTGGACGAGTGCATGCAGCGACATGTCGAGATCCACGCGCTGTGGCCGCCGACCCGCCACCTGCGGCCGAAAGTGCGCTTCGTGGTGGATGAACTGACCCGGCTGGCCGCTGCGGGCGTGTTCGACTGA
- a CDS encoding alkene reductase translates to MTDLLFRPFDLAGTPLHNRIAMAPMTRARNPGAVANELTAQYYRQRASAGLIISEGTPVSPQGQGYIDVPGIWSAEQVAGWKLVTDAVHAVQGTIFAQLWHVGRMSHSSLQPDGGQPVSAGTRAVGSDPRNFAFVYLDDGSRGRVDPTPPRALRTDEVPGIVSDFVRGAENAIAAGFDGIELHAANGYLFEQFLNPLTNDRQDLYGGSLRNRARLILDTVDALAARIGAQRVGVRLAPNSQVFDMPAYAENEASYLYLAEELGKRGLAYVHLNDNYLHGERAIGEDFLKAFKQAYGGTVLLAGGMTREYALRLVDEGTIDIAAFGQPFIANPDLVERLQHDLALATPDRTTYYGGGREGYLDYPLAR, encoded by the coding sequence ATGACCGACCTGCTGTTCCGCCCCTTCGACCTGGCGGGAACCCCGCTCCACAACCGCATCGCCATGGCGCCGATGACCCGTGCCCGCAACCCGGGCGCCGTGGCCAACGAGCTGACCGCACAGTACTACCGGCAGCGCGCCAGCGCCGGCCTGATCATCAGCGAAGGCACGCCGGTCTCGCCGCAGGGCCAGGGCTACATCGACGTGCCGGGCATCTGGTCGGCCGAACAGGTGGCGGGCTGGAAGTTGGTGACCGACGCGGTACACGCCGTGCAGGGCACGATCTTCGCCCAGCTGTGGCACGTCGGCCGCATGTCGCACAGCTCGCTGCAGCCCGACGGCGGCCAGCCGGTCAGCGCCGGTACGCGTGCCGTGGGCAGCGACCCGCGCAACTTCGCCTTCGTGTACCTGGATGACGGCAGCCGTGGCCGTGTCGATCCGACCCCGCCGCGCGCCCTGCGCACCGACGAAGTGCCAGGCATCGTCAGCGACTTCGTGCGTGGCGCGGAAAATGCCATCGCCGCCGGTTTCGACGGCATCGAGCTGCACGCCGCCAATGGCTACCTGTTCGAGCAGTTCCTCAACCCCCTCACCAACGATCGGCAGGACCTCTACGGCGGTTCGCTGCGCAACCGCGCGCGGCTGATCCTGGACACCGTCGATGCGCTGGCAGCAAGAATCGGCGCGCAACGCGTCGGCGTGCGCCTGGCACCGAACAGCCAGGTCTTCGACATGCCCGCGTATGCCGAAAACGAGGCCAGCTACCTGTATCTGGCCGAAGAACTGGGCAAGCGCGGGCTGGCCTACGTGCATCTGAATGACAACTACCTGCACGGCGAGCGCGCCATCGGCGAAGACTTCCTGAAGGCCTTCAAGCAGGCCTACGGCGGCACCGTGCTGCTGGCCGGCGGCATGACCCGTGAGTACGCCCTGCGCCTGGTCGACGAAGGCACGATCGACATCGCCGCCTTCGGCCAACCGTTCATCGCCAACCCGGACCTGGTCGAGCGCCTGCAGCACGATCTCGCACTGGCCACGCCTGATCGCACGACCTACTACGGCGGCGGCAGGGAAGGCTATCTGGACTACCCGCTGGCCCGGTAG
- a CDS encoding VOC family protein, which produces MDTPTASFIVNLDVPDLAAAEAFYTQAFGLRIGRRLGPAAVELLGGPTALYLLQNEAGSAATEDGDVRDYERHWTPLHLDWVVDDIETALARAVAAGATLTQPVRERRWGHLAVLADPFGHGFCLIQFSGEGYNALLE; this is translated from the coding sequence ATGGATACGCCCACCGCGTCCTTCATCGTCAATCTCGACGTGCCCGACCTTGCTGCGGCCGAAGCCTTCTACACCCAGGCCTTCGGCCTGCGCATCGGCCGGCGCCTGGGGCCGGCCGCGGTCGAACTGCTGGGGGGCCCCACCGCGCTCTACCTGCTGCAGAACGAGGCGGGCAGCGCAGCCACCGAAGACGGCGACGTGCGTGACTACGAGCGGCACTGGACCCCGCTGCACCTGGACTGGGTGGTGGACGACATCGAGACCGCACTGGCCCGTGCCGTCGCCGCCGGCGCGACGCTCACCCAACCCGTGCGCGAGCGTCGCTGGGGCCACCTTGCCGTGCTCGCCGACCCGTTCGGGCACGGCTTCTGCCTGATCCAGTTCAGTGGCGAAGGCTACAACGCACTGCTGGAATGA
- a CDS encoding SMI1/KNR4 family protein: MSTLAGLEQASGQTFPPLFRQLVESNQFSWGAQGPDWYRTVFPQVQPQPPVLLYASEYEPIEPRELRAAWEDLTAEDHYNPLRDDLKLLPFARTGAGDHYCFWTNAPGFDEPPVLLVWHDDDRADLLAASFQDFLFRRMAEAVVELEEEDSLLSEGDIAANLQAWLGTHRNWLRDDQVVALEALYARVDEIADGDITDEDVQPLLQLIAFDGIDSAMPYVRE, translated from the coding sequence ATGAGCACGCTCGCCGGTCTCGAACAGGCCTCCGGCCAGACCTTCCCGCCACTGTTCCGCCAGCTGGTGGAAAGCAACCAGTTCAGCTGGGGCGCGCAGGGCCCGGACTGGTACCGCACGGTGTTCCCGCAGGTACAGCCGCAACCGCCGGTGCTGTTGTACGCCAGTGAGTACGAACCGATCGAACCGCGCGAACTGCGCGCAGCCTGGGAAGATCTGACCGCCGAGGATCACTACAATCCTCTGCGCGATGACCTGAAACTGCTGCCATTCGCGCGGACCGGCGCCGGCGACCATTACTGCTTCTGGACCAATGCGCCGGGCTTCGACGAGCCGCCGGTGCTGCTGGTCTGGCATGACGATGATCGCGCCGATCTGCTGGCGGCCAGTTTCCAGGATTTCCTGTTCCGCAGGATGGCCGAGGCGGTGGTCGAGCTGGAGGAAGAGGACTCGCTGCTTTCCGAAGGCGATATCGCCGCCAACCTGCAGGCCTGGCTCGGCACCCATCGCAACTGGCTGCGCGACGACCAGGTGGTGGCGCTGGAAGCGCTGTACGCGCGGGTGGACGAGATCGCCGACGGCGACATCACCGACGAGGACGTACAGCCGCTGCTGCAGCTGATCGCGTTCGATGGCATCGACAGCGCGATGCCCTACGTGCGGGAGTGA
- a CDS encoding LysR family transcriptional regulator produces MATDNLSHLAAFAAVARHRSFRRAGAELALSTSAVSYAIRALEERLGVGLFHRTTRSVALTEAGQRLLERLQPALGQVHDALEEMNQFRAAPAGLLRINATRAAVPTQLGPRLARFLHAHPDVRVELTENDGLVDIVAEGYDAGVRLHEFVPEDMVAVPMGPPLRGLIVGSPDYLQRRPAPQHPRDLASHECIRFRFASGHLYKWQFERDGQALEIDVPGRLTLGEQGTVVGAVLDGIGLAYVLEDTARPYIDSGQMVAVLEDWSEPFAGFALYYPKQRQMPGALRAFVDMLRA; encoded by the coding sequence ATGGCCACTGACAATCTCTCCCACCTGGCCGCGTTCGCCGCGGTGGCCCGCCATCGCAGCTTCCGTCGGGCCGGCGCCGAGCTGGCCCTGTCGACCTCGGCGGTGAGCTATGCGATCCGCGCGCTGGAGGAGCGGCTGGGGGTGGGGCTGTTCCACCGCACCACCCGCAGCGTGGCCCTGACCGAGGCCGGGCAGCGGCTGCTGGAGCGCCTGCAGCCGGCACTTGGGCAGGTGCATGACGCGCTGGAGGAGATGAACCAGTTCCGCGCCGCGCCGGCCGGCCTGCTGCGCATCAACGCCACCCGCGCGGCGGTGCCGACCCAGTTGGGGCCACGGCTGGCGCGCTTCCTGCACGCGCACCCGGATGTGCGGGTCGAACTGACCGAGAACGACGGCTTGGTCGACATCGTGGCCGAGGGCTACGACGCTGGCGTGCGCCTGCATGAGTTCGTGCCCGAGGACATGGTGGCGGTACCGATGGGGCCACCGTTGCGCGGGTTGATCGTCGGCTCCCCGGACTACCTGCAGCGTCGCCCGGCACCGCAGCATCCGCGCGACCTGGCCTCGCATGAGTGCATCCGTTTCCGCTTCGCCAGCGGGCATCTGTACAAGTGGCAGTTCGAACGCGATGGACAGGCGCTGGAAATCGATGTGCCGGGCCGGTTGACGCTGGGCGAGCAGGGCACCGTGGTCGGCGCGGTGCTCGATGGCATCGGCCTGGCCTACGTGCTGGAAGACACCGCGCGGCCGTACATCGATTCCGGGCAGATGGTGGCGGTGCTGGAAGACTGGAGCGAGCCGTTCGCCGGGTTTGCGTTGTATTACCCGAAGCAGCGGCAGATGCCCGGCGCACTGCGCGCGTTCGTGGACATGTTGCGCGCATGA
- a CDS encoding NAD(P)-dependent alcohol dehydrogenase — translation MSLARGYAAHTHTDPLVPFEFERRAVGPNDVRIEILYSGICHSDLHQARDDWGGSIYPMVPGHEIIGRVTEVGSNVTRFKVGDHAGVGCMVDSCRHCDACAHDLEQYCAEGATWTYNGRERESGAPTYGGYSDHVVVEQRFVVKVADTLDLKAAAPLLCAGITTWSPLRHWKVGPGQKVGVIGLGGLGHMGVKFAKALGAHVVMITTTPEKGADAKRLGADEVLVSRDADQMKAHAGSFDFLLNTIPVGHDTNPYMGLLKREATMCLVGVLTELDPPLTGGSVIFGRKHLTGSAIGGMAETQEMMDFCAEHGIVSDVEMIDIKNVNEAWERMARNDVRYRFVIDMATMKNAA, via the coding sequence ATGTCCCTCGCCCGTGGTTACGCCGCCCATACCCATACCGACCCGCTGGTGCCCTTCGAGTTCGAGCGCCGCGCGGTTGGCCCCAACGATGTGCGCATCGAGATCCTGTACAGCGGCATCTGCCATTCGGACCTGCACCAGGCCCGCGATGACTGGGGCGGCTCGATCTACCCGATGGTGCCGGGCCACGAGATCATCGGCCGCGTCACCGAAGTCGGCAGCAACGTCACCCGCTTCAAGGTCGGCGATCATGCCGGCGTGGGCTGCATGGTCGACTCGTGCCGCCACTGCGACGCCTGCGCGCACGACCTGGAGCAGTACTGCGCCGAAGGCGCCACCTGGACCTACAACGGCCGCGAGCGTGAAAGCGGTGCGCCGACCTATGGCGGCTATTCCGACCATGTGGTGGTCGAGCAGCGCTTCGTGGTCAAGGTGGCCGACACGCTGGACCTGAAGGCGGCCGCACCGCTGCTGTGCGCCGGCATCACCACCTGGTCGCCGCTGCGCCACTGGAAGGTCGGCCCCGGCCAGAAGGTCGGCGTGATCGGCCTCGGCGGACTCGGCCACATGGGCGTGAAGTTCGCCAAGGCGCTCGGCGCGCACGTGGTGATGATCACCACCACGCCGGAGAAGGGTGCCGACGCCAAGCGCCTGGGCGCTGACGAGGTACTGGTCTCGCGCGATGCGGACCAGATGAAAGCGCACGCCGGCAGCTTCGATTTCCTGCTCAACACCATTCCGGTCGGCCACGACACCAACCCCTACATGGGCCTGCTCAAGCGCGAAGCGACCATGTGCCTGGTCGGCGTGCTGACCGAACTGGACCCGCCGCTGACCGGTGGCAGCGTGATCTTCGGCCGCAAGCACCTGACCGGGTCGGCGATCGGCGGCATGGCCGAAACCCAGGAGATGATGGACTTCTGTGCCGAGCACGGCATCGTCAGCGACGTCGAGATGATCGACATCAAGAACGTCAACGAAGCCTGGGAACGCATGGCCAGGAACGATGTGCGCTACCGCTTCGTGATCGACATGGCGACCATGAAGAACGCCGCCTGA
- a CDS encoding NnrS family protein, with protein MTKVKARATVGAQTRPMACPPSPAMLMRAPHRLLFFIGASNLLLAMLWWALWLGALRGLWAPQPPPLPAAWLHALLMQYLVLPSFIFGFLLTVFPRWMGQPELPRRCYAPVGAGLFGGQALLIAAACGWAPGLWPGLLLALAGWSAGLIVLGGVLKAAGRNRNWHARACYAALLLGWLGLLLFMAVARGHASWMPLNVALGTFGLLLPVYLSVAHRMIPFFANNVVAGYVPWRPLRWLAAMWALLMLRLLLTALQADNALWLADAPLLLLSLQALWHWWPRAPMPGLLAALFLALTWLPISFALYLLQDVGHLLGHARLLGHAPLHALAVGLFGSLLVAMVTRVTQGHSGRPLVMPAVAWFAFVTLQAVVIMRIVAELMPDAPAWHFAAAVGWLLALAPWVARLGWIYLSPRRDGKPG; from the coding sequence ATGACCAAGGTCAAGGCCCGTGCCACCGTTGGGGCGCAGACTCGCCCCATGGCCTGCCCTCCCTCTCCTGCGATGCTGATGCGTGCGCCGCACCGGCTGCTGTTCTTCATCGGCGCCAGCAACCTGCTGCTGGCCATGCTGTGGTGGGCGTTGTGGCTGGGCGCGCTGCGCGGGCTGTGGGCACCGCAACCGCCTCCCTTGCCTGCGGCCTGGCTGCACGCGCTGCTGATGCAGTACCTGGTGCTGCCCAGCTTCATCTTCGGCTTCCTGCTCACCGTGTTCCCGCGCTGGATGGGCCAGCCCGAACTGCCGCGCCGCTGCTATGCGCCGGTGGGCGCGGGCCTGTTCGGTGGGCAGGCACTGCTGATTGCCGCGGCCTGCGGTTGGGCGCCCGGGCTGTGGCCCGGCCTGCTGCTGGCGCTGGCGGGCTGGAGCGCGGGGCTGATCGTGCTCGGTGGCGTGCTCAAGGCCGCCGGTCGCAACCGCAACTGGCACGCGCGTGCCTGCTACGCCGCGCTGCTGCTGGGCTGGCTGGGGCTGCTGCTGTTCATGGCGGTGGCCCGCGGCCACGCCTCGTGGATGCCGCTCAACGTGGCGCTCGGCACGTTCGGCCTGCTGCTGCCGGTCTACCTCTCCGTCGCGCACCGGATGATTCCGTTCTTTGCCAACAACGTGGTGGCCGGCTACGTACCGTGGCGGCCGCTGCGCTGGCTGGCCGCGATGTGGGCACTGCTGATGCTGCGGCTGCTGCTGACCGCGTTGCAGGCCGACAATGCGCTGTGGCTGGCCGATGCACCGCTGCTGCTGTTGTCGCTGCAGGCGCTGTGGCACTGGTGGCCGCGCGCGCCGATGCCGGGCCTGCTCGCGGCCCTGTTCCTGGCGCTGACATGGTTGCCGATCAGCTTCGCGCTGTACCTGCTGCAGGACGTCGGCCACCTGCTCGGCCACGCCCGCCTGCTCGGCCACGCGCCGTTGCATGCCCTTGCCGTGGGCCTGTTCGGCAGCCTGCTGGTGGCGATGGTGACCCGGGTCACCCAGGGCCATTCCGGGCGCCCGCTGGTGATGCCGGCGGTGGCCTGGTTCGCGTTCGTCACGCTGCAGGCGGTGGTAATCATGCGCATCGTCGCCGAGCTGATGCCCGACGCCCCTGCGTGGCATTTCGCCGCCGCCGTCGGCTGGCTGCTGGCGCTGGCACCGTGGGTGGCACGGCTGGGCTGGATCTACCTGAGCCCGCGCCGGGACGGCAAGCCGGGCTGA